The following proteins are encoded in a genomic region of Hippocampus zosterae strain Florida chromosome 2, ASM2543408v3, whole genome shotgun sequence:
- the lrrc23 gene encoding leucine-rich repeat-containing protein 23, producing the protein MDEESVSSDVENGEENQDEDEEAIEVRPLDQDIIIPGLSLLCRTGNGLRHAFIKVVLKDKRLSDMAAISNYVHLRFMDVSNNRISDLSPLSSLTQLLWLKIDKNYVTCFQGQTFSQLAYLQWLSMAANRLTEVEGLVGPALESLNLSGNRIQRLNGLESCLFSKLATLELRGNNLTTTNGINLPNLQRLYLAQNLITSLEGMEKLESLTTLHLRNNKLANLDGLSANMKCLQYLNIRSNDFLDETCLLALGHVSKTLRVVVLSENPLDGTTDYRPYVLTLIPKLERLDKEPVSLEERAEVWKTIKELKEETA; encoded by the exons ATGGACGAGGAATCTGTGTCGTCGGATGTGGAAAACGGTGAAGAAAATCAAGACGAGGACGAAGAAGCAATCGAG GTTCGCCCCTTGGATCAAGACATTATAATTCCAGGACTGTCTTTACTGTGCCGAACAGGAAATGGCTTGAGACATGCATTCATTAAAGTCGTCCTAAAGGACAA AAGATTAAGTGACATGGCTGCGATCAGCAATTACGTTCACCTTCGGTTCATGGACGTGTCCAACAACCGCATTTCTGACCTTTCACCTCTGTCATCCCTCACTCAGCTTCTTTGGCTCAAg ATTGACAAGAATTATGTTACATGCTTCCAAGGACAAACCTTTTCTCAGCTGGCCTACCTGCAATGGCTGAGTATGGCAGCAAACCGGCTCACTGAGGTGGAAGGTCTTGTTGGACCAGCTTTGGAGAGTCTCAATCTTTCAG GGAACCGTATACAGAGATTGAATGGTCTTGAGAGTTGCCTTTTTTCCAAACTGGCTACATTGGAGCTGAGAGGAAACAACTTGACTACAACTAATGGCATTAACCTTCCTAATCTGCAGCGATTAtatctg GCCCAAAATCTTATTACAAGTCTTGAGGGCATGGAGAAGTTAGAGAGTCTCACCACTCTCCACCTCCGTAATAACAAACTTGCAAATCTAGATGGACTCAGCGCCAACATGAAATGTCTCCAGTACCTCAATATCCG AAGCAATGACTTCCTTGACGAGACCTGTCTTCTGGCTCTTGGCCATGTGTCCAAAACCCTGCGAGTCGTGGTCCTCTCTGAGAATCCACTGGACGGGACCACAGATTACCGGCCATATGTCCTGACTCTCATTCCAAAACTGGAGCGCCTTGATAAAGAGCCCGTTTCTCTGGAAGAGAGGGCTGAGGTGTGGAAGACAATTAag GAACTCAAAGAGGAAACAGCCTAA
- the tktb gene encoding transketolase-like protein 2 gives MAMPDQATMQALKDVANKLRIHSIKATCASNSGHPTSCCSAAEVMSVLFFHTMRYKADEPANPCNDRFVLSKGHAAPILYAAWAEAGFVKESELLNLRKIDSDLEGHPTPKLPFVDVATGSLGQGLSAACGMAYTGKMFDRASYRVYCLLGDGECSEGSVWEAMAFAAYYKLDNLVAIMDVNRLGQSDPAPLQHQMDVYKKRCESFGWNTIVVDGHDVEALCQAFSNAQQSRGQPTCIVARTLKGKGLKGIEDELNWHGKPIPKDTVDGFLNNILGQIQNPNKTLCPELPKDDVTPADQRMIPLSEPPSYKSGEKVATRRAYGHALAKLGRSSSRVVALDGDTKNSTFSITFQKSFPDRFIECFIAEQNMVGVAIGCAARDRAVVFVSTFAAFFSRAYDQIRMGAISQSNVNFVGSHCGVSIGEDGPSQMALEDLAMFRAIPTCTVFYPSDAVATERAVELAANTKGMCFIRTSRPDTPIIYSAQEPFELGVAKVVRQSNNDLVTVIGAGVTLHEALAAADMLQSEGKNIRVIDPFTIKPLDADTILASAKATGGHIITVEDHYKEGGLGEAVLSAVGHEQGIVVTRLAVTSVPRSGKPQELLDHYNISAKHIANTVRQKFAN, from the exons ATGGCCATGCCCGACCAAGCAACTATGCAGGCGCTCAAGGACGTCGCCAACAAGCTGCGAATTCACTCCATTAAAGCAACATGCGCCTCCAACTCTGG CCATCCCACATCCTGCTGCAGTGCAGCCGAGGTCATGtctgtgctgttcttccacaccATGCGCTATAAAGCTGACGAACCCGCCAACCCGTGCAATGACCGCTTTGTGCTATCCAAG GGGCACGCGGCACCAATCCTGTATGCCGCCTGGGCTGAGGCCGGTTTTGTGAAGGAGTCTGAACTCCTCAACCTGCGCAAGATTGACAGCGACCTGGAGGGGCACCCCACACCA AAACTGCCTTTTGTTGATGTGGCAACTGGATCACTGGGTCAGGGCCTTAGTGCTGCCTGTGGGATGGCATACACTGGGAAGATGTTTGACCGGGCCAG TTACCGTGTGTACTGTTTGCTGGGAGATGGAGAGTGTTCAGAGGGTTCCGTGTGGGAAGCCATGGCCTTTGCCGCCTACTACAAGCTGGACAACCTGGTGGCTATCATGGATGTTAATCGGCTTGGTCAGAGTGATCCGGCACCCCTCCAGCATCAAATGGATGTCTATAAAAAGCGCTGCGAATCCTTTGG CTGGAACACAATTGTTGTGGATGGGCATGATGTGGAAGCACTGTGTCAAGCTTTCTCGAACGCTCAGCAGAGTCGCGGCCAGCCCACTTGCATTGTTGCCCGGACGCTTAAGGGAAAAGGCCTCAAAG GTATTGAGGATGAATTGAACTGGCACGGAAAGCCCATCCCCAAGGACACGGTGGATGGATTCTTGAATAACATACTGGGGCAAATTCAAAATCCCAACAAGACCTTGTGTCCTGAACTGCCCAAGGATGACGTCACACCTGCCGACCAAAGAATGATCCCCCTGTCCGAACCTCCATCCTACAAGAGCGGTGAAaag GTGGCAACGAGGCGTGCGTACGGTCATGCACTGGCCAAGCTGGGCCGATCAAGCAGCAGAGTGGTCGCCCTCGATGGGGACACCAAGAATTCCACGTTCTCCATAACCTTCCAGAAATCTTTCCCGGACCGCTTTATCGAGTGCTTCATTGCTGAGCAGAACATG GTGGGAGTGGCAATTGGCTGCGCAGCTCGTGACCGCGCTGTGGTATTTGTCAGCACGTTTGCTGCCTTCTTCTCCAGAGCCTATGACCAGATCCGAATGGGAGCCATTTCGCAGTCCAATGTCAACTTTGTGGGGTCCCACTGTGGCGTTTCCATTG GTGAGGATGGTCCTTCTCAGATGGCGCTCGAGGACCTGGCCATGTTCCGTGCCATCCCTACTTGTACGGTGTTTTACCCCAGTGACGCAGTGGCCACAGAGAGAGCTGTGGAGTTGGCAGCGAAtacaaag GGGATGTGTTTCATCCGAACCAGCAGACCAGACACGCCAATCATCTATTCTGCTCAGGAGCCTTTTGAGCTTGGTGTAGCCAAG GTTGTGCGCCAGTCTAACAATGATCTTGTGACTGTGATTGGAGCTGGTGTCACTTTGCATGAGGCTCTGGCTGCTGCTGACATGCTGCAAAGTGAAG ggaaaaacATTCGTGTGATTGATCCATTCACTATCAAGCCTTTGGATGCCGACACCATTTTGGCCAGTGCAAAAGCCACAGGGGGACACATCATCACAGTGGAGGACCACTACAAGGAGG GTGGTCTTGGAGAGGCGGTCTTGTCGGCGGTGGGCCACGAGCAGGGCATTGTAGTGACCCGGCTGGCAGTCACCAGCGTTCCTCGCAGTGGGAAGCCCCAGGAGCTCTTGGACCACTACAACATCAGCGCGAAGCATATTGCCAACACTGTGCGCCAGAAATTTGCCAACTGA
- the LOC127595597 gene encoding extracellular matrix protein 2-like has translation MPKSWVVLIWLSGTFLSGQSMSHDKNVKLESESLQVDQTVTPETGIETWRKLSDSGKSFPSGVGQGDKHILMPTEEQLQNPQNLKADRLKRDAWWKKKHAATVNSFAYEIAGLGRPLAVWRMNKKGERASSISMALLEEFHSEKRQIMDQEKAQEEEEVEQEDDDDHDDDEDDEGDDDDDDDDDDEDDDDDDDDEDEEDEEEEVDEQEDEEEEEEEDEEEEEEEVTEAPGYQTETKSISPDPPVGQCQTDSSEIICRDVGMTHLPIIHNPEARKLDVGENNIRVIPPDVFSGVPNLESLDLSKNQLDDDSFNRNQLSNLTSLKKLNLDGNQLTVIPTLPPALEELSVNNNNLHTLSPHCFAGLTNLLNLEMEGNSLHESAVSPQAFKPLKGLRHLNLENNRFRSLPPGLPRSLQTLEMDKNMIEEVTEEALRGCSQLKMLGLSHNLLHEDSLAQHVWTRLRRLELLDLSYNQLTSMAMNLPRHLLKLKLQHNNISRIPAHMFRHLRPGLQLLGLSHNALRDEGIEQGSFVGTFRSLVELLLDDNHLAEVPLWVRQFKNLQVLRLDNNYIRQLRRWAVCHPQNLGSTLASVHLENNLLVAEKIPSNAFACLTDAEGLVIYPQRGALPEISTST, from the exons ATGCCAAAGTCATGGGTAGTGCTCATTTGGCTGAGTGGCACATTTTTATCTGGACAAAGCATGTCtcatgacaaaaatgtaaagCTGGAATCCGAGTCACTTCAAGTCGACCAAACAGTAACCCCAGAAACTGGGATTGAAACCTGGAGGAAACTCTCCGATTCTGGAAAGTCTTTCCCTTCAG GTGTGGGACAAGGAGACAAACACATTCTGATGCCGACAGAAGAACAGCTCCAGAACCCCCAAAACCTGAAGGCTGATAGACTAAAGAGAGATGCTTGGTGGAAGAAGAAACACGCAGCGACAGTGAACTCCTTTGCCTATGAAATA GCAGGATTAGGGCGACCCCTGGCGGTATGGAGGATGAACAAAAAAGGAGAGAGGGCGAGCAGCATCTCAATGGCTTTACTGGAGGAGTTTCATTCTGAGAAGAGGCAGATAATGGATCAAGAGAAAGcacaggaggaagaggaggtggagCAGGAAGATGATGACGATCATGACGATGACGAAGACGACGagggcgatgatgatgatgatgatgatgacgacgacgaagatgatgatgatgatgatgatgacgaagacgaggaagatgaggaagag GAGGTAGATGagcaggaggacgaggaggaggaggaggaggaggacgaggaggaggaagaagaagaggtaaCTGAAGCTCCTGGCTATCAGACTGAAACAAAGAGCATCTCACCAGATCCTCCTGTGGGTCAGTGTCAGACTGACAGCAGTGAAATCATCTGCAGAGATGTTGGCATGACTCACCTGCCAATCATCCACAACccggaggccaggaagctaGATGTGGGAG AGAACAACATTCGAGTCATTCCTCCAGACGTTTTCTCCGGGGTGCCAAATCTGGAATCCCTGGACCTGAGCAAAAACCAACTGGATGATGATTCATTCAACCGAAACCAGCTGTCT AACTTGACCTCTCTGAAGAAACTGAACTTGGATGGCAACCAGCTCACAGTGATCCCCACTCTGCCCCCGGCTCTTGAAGAACTGagcgtcaacaacaacaacctccaCACCCTCTCCCCTCATTGTTTCGCAG GGTTGACAAACCTGTTGAACCTGGAGATGGAAGGGAACAGCCTGCACGAGAGTGCTGTGTCACCCCAAGCATTCAAACCACTCAAGGGGCTTCGTCACCTCAACCTGGAGAACAACCGATTCCGCTCTCTGCCCCCAGGTCTTCCCCGCTCTCTGCAG ACTTTagaaatggataaaaatatgATCGAGGAGGTGACAGAAGAGGCACTGAGGGGCTGCAGTCAGTTGAAAATGCTAGGCCTGAGTCATAACCTTCTGCATGAGGACAGCCTTGCCCAACATGTCTGGACCCGCCTGCG GAGACTTGAATTGTTGGACCTCTCTTACAACCAGCTGACATCGATGGCCATGAATCTTCCTCGCCATCTGCTCAAACTGAAGCTCCAACACAACAACATCAGCCGTATCCCCGCTCACATGTTTCGCCACCTGCGGCCTGGCCTGCAGTTACTTGGTCTATCTCACAATGCCTTGAGGGATGAGGGGATTGAGCAGGGATCTTTTGTCGGAACGTTCCGCTCGCTCGTTGAGCTCCTGTTGGATGACAACCACCTGGCGGAGGTCCCACTCTGGGTTCGACAGTTTAAGAACCTGCAAGTACTGAGGCTGGACAACAACTATATCAG GCAGCTCAGGCGCTGGGCAGTGTGTCATCCCCAAAATTTGGGCTCCACCTTGGCGTCAGTCCACTTAGAAAATAACCTGTTGGTGGCTGAAAAGATTCCCTCCAATGCCTTCGCTTGTCTCACAGATGCTGAAGGACTTGTTATCTATCCTCAACGAGGGGCCTTACCAGAAATTTCGACGTCAACATGA